In the genome of Clostridiisalibacter paucivorans DSM 22131, one region contains:
- a CDS encoding co-chaperone GroES: MNIKPLGDRVVIKKVEVEEKTKSGIVLPNSAKEQPTMAEVLAIGSAILEDEKKSKELKVGDKVIFSKYSGTEVKMDDEEYTILKLNDILAVVE, translated from the coding sequence ATGAATATAAAACCTTTAGGAGACAGAGTTGTAATTAAAAAGGTAGAAGTAGAAGAAAAAACAAAAAGCGGTATAGTACTACCAAATTCCGCTAAAGAGCAGCCAACAATGGCGGAAGTTTTAGCAATAGGTTCTGCTATTTTGGAAGATGAAAAGAAAAGCAAAGAATTAAAAGTGGGAGATAAAGTGATTTTTTCTAAATATTCTGGAACAGAAGTAAAAATGGATGATGAAGAATATACAATACTTAAATTAAATGATATTTTAGCGGTTGTTGAATAA
- the groL gene encoding chaperonin GroEL (60 kDa chaperone family; promotes refolding of misfolded polypeptides especially under stressful conditions; forms two stacked rings of heptamers to form a barrel-shaped 14mer; ends can be capped by GroES; misfolded proteins enter the barrel where they are refolded when GroES binds), producing MAKEIRFGENARRSMEKGINKLADTVKVTLGPKGRNVVLDKKFGAPLITNDGVTIAREIELKDAYENMGAQLVKEVATKTNDVAGDGTTTATLLAQAIIREGLKNVAAGANPMILKKGIHKAVDAAVEAIKSTSKDIANKDAIAQVASISAADEEIGSLIAEAMEKVGKDGVITVEESRSMGTTLDVVEGMQFDRGYLSPYMVTDTEKMEASLDNPYILITDKKITNIQDILPVLEQIVQQGKQLLIIAEDIEGEALATLVVNKLRGTFNCVAVKAPGFGDRRKEMLRDIAILTGGEVISEELGYDIKETTIDMLGSAGTVKVDKDNTTIVSGSGDQKNIEDRVRQIKAQIEESTSEFDTEKLQERLAKLSGGVAVIQVGAATETELKERKLRIEDALAATRAAVEEGIVAGGGTAFLNSIPSVEKLLDTVLGDEKTGINIIRRALEEPVRQIAENAGLEGSVIVEKVKALDLGVGFDALKEEYVNMIEEGIVDPTKVTRSALQNAASVAAMVLTTESVVADEEEEDKGMAGAPGGMGMGGGMPGMM from the coding sequence ATGGCTAAAGAAATTAGATTTGGCGAAAATGCCCGTAGATCAATGGAAAAAGGTATAAATAAACTTGCTGATACAGTTAAGGTTACTTTAGGACCTAAGGGAAGAAATGTAGTTTTAGATAAAAAATTTGGTGCGCCATTAATTACTAATGATGGTGTGACTATTGCCCGTGAAATAGAGTTAAAGGACGCCTATGAAAACATGGGAGCTCAATTGGTTAAAGAGGTAGCTACTAAGACTAATGATGTTGCTGGTGACGGTACAACTACAGCTACACTATTAGCTCAAGCTATAATTAGAGAAGGACTAAAAAACGTTGCTGCTGGTGCCAATCCAATGATACTTAAAAAGGGCATACATAAAGCAGTAGATGCCGCAGTAGAAGCTATAAAATCTACTTCAAAAGATATAGCAAATAAAGATGCAATAGCACAAGTTGCTTCAATTTCAGCTGCTGATGAGGAAATAGGAAGTCTTATAGCTGAGGCTATGGAAAAGGTAGGTAAAGATGGAGTAATTACTGTTGAAGAGTCAAGATCAATGGGAACTACTCTAGATGTAGTTGAAGGTATGCAATTTGATAGAGGATATTTATCTCCATATATGGTAACAGATACAGAAAAAATGGAAGCTTCATTGGATAATCCATATATATTAATTACAGATAAGAAAATAACTAATATTCAAGATATATTACCAGTATTAGAACAGATAGTACAACAAGGAAAGCAATTATTAATAATTGCAGAAGATATAGAAGGAGAAGCATTGGCTACATTAGTAGTTAATAAATTAAGAGGAACATTTAATTGCGTTGCAGTTAAGGCACCAGGATTTGGAGATAGAAGAAAAGAAATGTTAAGAGATATAGCAATCCTTACAGGCGGAGAAGTTATATCAGAAGAATTGGGATATGACATAAAAGAAACTACAATAGATATGCTTGGATCAGCTGGAACTGTAAAAGTAGACAAAGACAATACAACTATAGTAAGTGGAAGTGGAGACCAAAAGAATATTGAAGATAGGGTTAGACAAATAAAGGCTCAAATAGAAGAGTCTACTTCAGAATTTGACACTGAAAAACTTCAAGAAAGACTTGCTAAACTTTCTGGTGGGGTAGCAGTAATCCAAGTAGGTGCAGCTACTGAAACAGAATTGAAAGAAAGAAAATTAAGGATAGAAGATGCATTGGCAGCTACAAGGGCAGCTGTGGAAGAAGGTATAGTTGCTGGTGGTGGTACAGCATTCTTAAATTCAATACCATCTGTTGAAAAGCTTCTAGATACAGTATTAGGAGATGAAAAAACAGGTATAAACATAATAAGAAGGGCATTAGAAGAGCCAGTAAGACAAATAGCTGAAAATGCAGGATTAGAAGGTTCAGTAATAGTTGAAAAGGTTAAGGCATTAGATTTAGGTGTTGGATTTGATGCATTAAAAGAAGAGTATGTAAATATGATAGAAGAGGGTATAGTTGACCCAACTAAAGTAACAAGATCGGCGTTACAAAATGCTGCATCAGTTGCTGCTATGGTTCTTACTACAGAGAGTGTAGTAGCAGATGAGGAAGAAGAAGACAAAGGCATGGCTGGAGCCCCAGGAGGAATGGGAATGGGCGGCGGAATGCCAGGAATGATGTAA